The Glycine soja cultivar W05 chromosome 4, ASM419377v2, whole genome shotgun sequence genomic sequence CCAAATAGGTCATTTGGCCCAACTATATAGTCAGAGCACATCACACTGTAAGGTAAGCTTTCTTATGTAGACattataaacataataaatCTAAACAGTTATTTTTAGAATGTGAGTTTGGACCTAACTCACCACCAAAAGTTAGCTCATAGCATGatatttatagaatatatatattctattttggGCTTATCTCTAGTATCTAGTCCATGTGGGACTAGATTTTTTTCCAATACACTCCTCACACTCAACATTATTGGACTTAGCGCGTGGATGACATGATAGGTGACCCGTTCTTAATGGATCTAGGATAGGCATATAAAAATGTGGGTTTAATGTTAGGAACACATAGTCATGCATCTGATAAATAGCTGCAAGTAGAAGTTACCTTCTGCTCGGGGTTGTCCCTCTTGCGGAGAAGTTTCATTCCAACAGCCTTTGAAATCAAACAAAGACAAGGAAAAACATTAAGCTACCAGTGATGAAGGAACCTTCACGATAAGCAGATAAGATCATTAAGAACTACTCACTTTTTCATAAAAGGCTATGGCACGATCAAGATCACCTACTCGAAGCATCACTTGGCATAGGGGTTCAGATGTAGGTCTTCTCTCCAAAAGTTCAAACTTATAACCATCAGGATCTTCAATGAAAGCAATAACTGCACTGCCATCTTTAACAGGCCCGGGTTCCCTTGTAACCTTTCCTCCTTTTGCCTTTACTAGATCTACTCTTTTGTAAATCTACAAATTTGCGGTATAAATAATAATCTTAATTGTCTGAGAAAAATCGTACAGTATAGATGAACACTGAACACCGACAAATGGAGATTTTGCGCTAAAAGTCGCTCTTAACTGCCATTTAGTTGTTAAATTCCTAATTTCCTATAGGAATTTCTTTCTGCGACCATAACAAAAGAATTTTAACACACCTTAACTAACGACTTCATTAATTGGAGATAAATGCTTGAAAGTCATTCAACAAgtgcaacaaaaaaatataaggtATTTAAAGTAACAGTTGCATATAAGTTGGTCTTCCTCTTCCATATTCAAGTAAGACAAAACCCAGATTGGATTAATGATAATCAAACAGTTTCTGTGCTTTGCATTGTATATATGTAGTTGCAGTTGTACACAATAATggattattatcttttaaaaaaatggcttACATCTTCAACTGCAACACCAAAATGACCAAAGCCACTTCCAATGTCATAGTTATCCACTCCATAATCTGCGATCTCCATGAAATAGCAAGTATGATGAGAAGCAATTTTGTGATAAGTTACAAGCATATACATAATGATTATACAGAAAAGAGTGGCATTCAAATCTCAACTCACTGTAGGTAAGTTCAACTGTAAAATTGGAATCTTCAGGCCCATATCCAAGAAAAGCATTAGAATATCTGTCTTCAGGTATATCACGTTGTCTCAATAGCTTCATGCCAAGGCATTCAGTGTAAAACCTGCATGCACCACAACAATGTAATCAAATTACACACATCGCTACTGAATTAGATTTCACACGTTTATATTAAAGTATCAGTGAAGCATCATTTCCAAAATTAAAGTACAGCATACTTTATAGTCTTCTCCAAGTCTCCAACACGGTACACAACATGGAGAAACCTTCTGTTGTCATTTTTGACCCAGTCAAACAAATCTTTCTCTGGTTGGGCTAGTTTTTCTGCAGCAGAAGCCTCTACTACTCTTAACAACTCTGGTCCTTTTGCACCAAATAACTGAGCTTGTGGGAGAGCTGAATAACCAAATGATGTAGCAGAGAACCAAGTTATAACTAATGCTATTTCAGTCTTTGTGAGTAAAATGGACAAGAAAGGTGCATTAGCTTACCAATGCTACCAGTGGAGACAAGGTGAAAGAGAGCAAGTCTTCTTGATGAAgtacatgatgatgatgaagtgGTACATGGTCTCAGCATTGAAGCAGCTGGTAACATTAAGGATGATGACATAGCTAATCAAATAATGTTGTTCCTTTTCTCAGTAAGTCACAGTGTACACCTTCAACATCTGTGTCTCTCCTATGTGAGTTGTTGTAATATGGTGTACTATTTTCTTATTGGCTATTGCTATATCCAAATCCATTCTGCATGTGCAGGTATGTAAGAGCCACAATTTACAGACTTTCATTGTATTGgactgttttttttattggtccATGTTGGATTGGACTGTTGGCCTGCTACAAATTACAGACTTTCGTGGGATTTCGCctagagtgttgctaggtgcaccagcatttttgctggtgcacccagcaaaaatataaaatgccaAAATTGCCCCTATCAGCTTTCTTCCTTAAAATGCCAAATTTTTTTTCGGAACAGCTTCTTACTCCATTTTCAAAGAGCTTTCTTCTCGTTTTCCACTTTTTCCTGCGGCATTGTCTCTGGTTCGTGGGGGTAGCAAGGTTGAGTGCAGCGGTGAAGGTGAAGTTTCCGGCGTGAAGCTTTGCGGTGGTCGGTGGCGGCAAACAAGGTACGCAGATGGCGTTTGTGCGTCGCGGACGTACGGATGgcttccggatcaagttgatccgtaaaaagcttacggatcaacttgatccggaagaTTGTTACGGATTAACTTGATCCGTAacttccggatcaagttgatccgtaagttccggatcaacttgatccgtatgtgTCTTATTTTTGGTATTTGCTATTTTTGCATCTGTTTTTccattaattttccttttttattttaaattactaatttttttgtatggtcattttttgtttgatttggttaGATGGATGAAGATGAGTGGATGTATGAAATAATGTCTGAACGAGCGgatatggattatgaaaatgcAAAATCATGTGGtgcgaatgaaccacatgttgattgttcggaaGCGTTCAAGACTTCTCAGGTTATAATGTTAATGCTTGtcacatatttaataaaatgaatattggtagaaaacttaaattatgtggTTTTTGTAGGTGTTTGAGTGCCGAGAGGATGTTTTGCGGTGGGCTCGATCCGTGGCTCATGAAAACAGATTTGTGGCGGTGATTTTAAGGTCGGACACAAACACAGGTAGTAGAGGAAGAAGtacatttgtgttaattggctgTGAAAGGAGTGGCGAGTATAAGtgtaggaaaaaagaatttatcagaagagacactgggactaggaaatgtgggtgtcccttcaagcttcgttGCAAGCCAGTGGCTGGAGgagaaggttggatggtgaagttgatttgtggagtgcataatcatgaattggccaagtcattagttggacatccatatgcggggcgattgactaaagctgaaaagacacttattgctgatatgacgaagtccatggtgaagccaagaaacattttgctaactctgaaggaacacaatgccaatAGCTGTACGACTATTAAAcagatatacaatgcaagaagtgcattccgttcttccataagaggaagcgatcttgaaatgcaacatctgatgaagcttcttgaacgtgatcaatatatttattggcacagaataaaggatgaagacgtggttcgtgatatcttttggtgtcaccctgattcagtgaagttagtcaacgcatgcaatttggtgtttttgatagacaacacctacaaaacaaactagTATAGACTCCCATTGCTCGATTTTGTTGGGATGACACCGactgggatgacattctctgccggTTTTGCATATGTGGAGGGTGAACGCGTTAATAATTTGGTATGGGCTTTACAACGCTTTCGAGGCCTTTTTTTAAAGCGTGATGCCCTCCCTggagttattgtcactgacagagaccaaacattgatgaatgcagcGAAAGATGTATTCCCTGAATgcacaaatttgttgtgcatctttcacataaacaagaatgtgaaggctaaatgtaaatcactaattgcgcaaaaaaatgcttgggattatgtcatggatTGCTGGGAATCTCTGACTGATTGTCCTTTAGAACAGCAGTTTGATGAATACCTGAAGAAGTTCGAAGTAGCTTGCGCACCTTGGCCAatatttgttgactatgtcaaggaaacatggataataccacacaaggaaaaatttgtttctGCCTGGactaataaggtgatgcacttaggaaacacaacaataAACAGGTATGAAATTGTTCAACTATTTCTATTAACGTTGAAAAATTTATGGAATTGtattattgtatatgtttatttttatttgtgtatttgaaatgtagggCTGAATCTGCTCACTCGTATTTAAAAAGATTGTTACAAAATAGCATTGGAGACTTATGTAGTGTGTGGGATGCCGTGAACAACATGATTACGTTGCAGCACACACATATTAAAGCATtatttgaaacaagtacacatgtcgttggacatgtgttccaaaaaaccttatacaggaGGCTgcttggaatggtttcaaggtatgctttaaatcagattgctgctgAATTTGAGCGTATTCACTATGCTGGCAAGAATCCCTCAAGTTGTGGTTGCGTGGTGAGAACCACGCTTGGTATTCCTTGTGCTtgtgagctatccaaatatgttggTGGTTGCATCCCACTTGATTCAATTCATATGTTCTGGAGGAGACtcagtttttcagaccaagggttatctgagcTCGAGGTGGGCATCAAGGACGTAATGGAAACAATATACCAAAAATTcgaagaacttgatgtttgtggcaagtTTATTCTAAGAAGTAAACTTTGGGAAATTGCACACCCTGATCAGAATtcgatgtgtcctcctccagcaAAGGTTAACACAAAGGGGGCACCGAAGAAAACTACGAGTAGGAACCCAAGGTCAACAAAGCGCGAtccatcttactgggagtatgtagaTGCCTTTGAATCACAACAAAATAGCAATTCGTCCGTGAGACGTTCTGCATCATCCTTTGAGCAACCGATTCGAAGAACGATGATGCCCATGTTGGACCAGTTTCAGCCATTTATGCACGACTTCATTGATAagattgttgatgtcaaaggtgatggtaactgtggatatcgatTGGTTACcagtttattaggtatgggtcaAGACTCTTGGTCGGTGGTCCGCAACCatctgcttaaagaacttgccaatttctcagaagactatgtcaagctctttggtggcacggagagatttgaggaattaaggatgtcactacttgttgatgggttaaccaaggtatttaatttatgaatttgatttttaagactttagtttgaaattaagtttgacgtgcatatttgttttattcaagTGACAAcggataagtggatggatataacggacatgggacatgtcattgcatcaaggtataacgtaatcgttgtatccttgtctaaacaacaaagcatgacattctttccccttagaagtcaaccgctgacaaattcttcattgcatcgtataatttgtatcggtcatgtgtatgacaatcattttgttgaggtacattgtagatataaagtgtttttttttatgattatgcaatgacttttgtaggattgagttaacattttttttcgcATACACAAcaagtttatttaaaagaacgtTGTCCCTTACCGCCTGTATCATTGTTATGATTTAGCAATTGTCATCCGCAGGCGAAGTCATGGCCAAATCCATATATTAGCAGAATGCAGCATTACAAGAGCTTCATGATGTTCAAGAGAGACTATGTTGACTTAAATGATGattgaacatgtaatttataaatGCCTGATcgttttgaacatgtaatttatttgttacgtccataacaaaattattacttaattctaaaaaagcATGTATGATATATCGTTGTCTGACTTGACTGCACATTGTGAAAAACCGTGTTTGATAAATTGTTGTCTGCATTAACATAAAGCGCATGAAAGGACCCTGCACAGCATGACTACACATGCAGATCTGATGCAAGCTAAAGCATGTCATGTCATTCGTGTAGTTGACAACACATACAGAAAGCATGTGCATGCGTATtttcaatctttaaaaaatgcagcactaatattaaaactcatctatatatatggcacAACCTAACCTTGTAAGAAAGCACAAGTTTCAGTATCAACCCAAGTCTTACAAAAAACTATGGCATTCTTGGGAGAGACAAGCAGTCAGACAGTTGTGAACTCcacattaggttttatttttccaaatggatccattGTTCACAACGACAGTGGTGTTTCCTTCCAAGCTTTCACTTCAGTTcccattcgagtacctaacgggtgtgattttcaaacgttaaaaaccagaatacacaatacccttaagCTAATCGACaagcaatttttggatgaaatttactaccggcAGCCTTTCACGTATGCAGGTAATCAATTTCggtttcaatgtatgcaactgaaagatgatgctgatgttaacacaatgttaatgtgtaatcatgaattttcgtttgttggtccgattgagttattatgtagcATTGCTAGAACCCCAGATGGtattttaaacttacttgaaactactatgacccctactcatgatgccctgctatattacaatgggaggttgaacatgtcacgccaaaatgagtttgtaggttactcgttcacaggaaaaaatcccaaaaactttGACATTCCCACCGGATGTACCatggatgaactgaaggatttgatcaaaCAAGTTGCGCCTCGTgggattcccccttatggtGTTGATGAAACACAAATGGTAACGCGATTGTTTTTTCGAAAACCAAGTCACCATGAGTATtcagaaaaagttataaaatttgaaataattgaactcAAAACCAACGAGGACGTGATGAAGGTGCTCATTgagtctaactactggaaaaagattgggccaatagaaattttaactGTTTTCAGTAAACCTTTACCGCAAATGGAAGACGAGTTGTCCTTGTCGCAAAATTAGCATAAGTTAGTTAGTTGTAGTATTTTATGGAAATTTAATTTCGTTTgactatgttgaagttaatgtacTGTTTGAATTCATGTATTGCATAatcgttttcaattacaagaatctcaactaaaaaaatagatttctatatataacaaactaattaataaattgtttttcttcttacggatcaaggtGATCCGTACGTTGATCCGTAAGACactttacggatcaagttaatCCGTAAGTGTCTTACGGATCAACGTATGGATCaccttgatccgtaagaaggaaaacaagtagGGGCAATTTTGCCATTTAAGAgctttgctgggtgcaccagcaatactCTTTCGCCTATTATCCTTTGCTCGAACCCAAAATGGGAATTGATATTAAACCCTCCAAAATTACTTTTGGCCCCTATCATGAATGTGCAAAATACTAAAatacccttttgcttctttCCTCCCATATTGGCACCCACCTCACCCTTTCTGGCAAATCAACAGAATCACAATTTTTGTCGTGTCACATAAATTGTTACACAACAGAATCACGATTCTGTTATATTGAAATTGTAACAACAGAATGTAACATGAATTCCGACAAAATGGAATCATTGTTCCATTGTATAACAATTTATGTAGtagaatcatatttttgttgtgcttctttttccaaaaaaaatgattttgttgcACAACGGAAGTTTGATTCCATTATATACTATGTAACAAAATCATACTTTTGTTATACTTTCTTAATTGATCTCCACTTGTAcaatataattatgattttaaggTGCAATTTTTTTGCACACCTAGCTACACAATGAAAACATACATCCGCTAAACTAGTGGGATGTAAAAAAAGAGTACAATGTTTTTCGTACCTCCACTAGTGTAGTGGAAGTGTGTTTCTATTGTGCATTGTTGGGAAAAATATCTTTGGAATTTGAGAATGTTGATAGGGACTAAAAGTAATGTGGTTGGGGCCAATAACAACCCCCACCCAAAATATACAATAGATTATAGGATGAAAAGATAGTGTAAAcatccttcatttttttattttttatctt encodes the following:
- the LOC114409114 gene encoding lactoylglutathione lyase GLX1-like, producing the protein MSSSLMLPAASMLRPCTTSSSSCTSSRRLALFHLVSTGSIALPQAQLFGAKGPELLRVVEASAAEKLAQPEKDLFDWVKNDNRRFLHVVYRVGDLEKTIKFYTECLGMKLLRQRDIPEDRYSNAFLGYGPEDSNFTVELTYNYGVDNYDIGSGFGHFGVAVEDIYKRVDLVKAKGGKVTREPGPVKDGSAVIAFIEDPDGYKFELLERRPTSEPLCQVMLRVGDLDRAIAFYEKAVGMKLLRKRDNPEQKYTVAFMGYGPEDKNTVLELTYNYGVTNYDKGNGYAQIAIGTNDVYKTAEAIKLCGGKIIREPGPLPGINTKIVACLDPDGWKLAFVDNVDFLKELE
- the LOC114409115 gene encoding uncharacterized protein LOC114409115 codes for the protein MDEDEWMYEIMSERADMDYENAKSCGANEPHVDCSEAFKTSQVFECREDVLRSDTNTGSRGRSTFVLIGCERSGEYKCRKKEFIRRDTGTRKCGCPFKLRCKPVAGGEGWMVKLICGVHNHELAKSLVGHPYAGRLTKAEKTLIADMTKSMVKPRNILLTLKEHNANSCTTIKQIYNARSAFRSSIRGSDLEMQHLMKLLEHSWSVVRNHLLKELANFSEDYVKLFGGTERFEELRMSLLVDGLTKFDVHICFIQVTTDKWMDITDMGHVIASRYNVIVVSLSKQQSMTFFPLRSQPLTNSSLHRIICIGHVYDNHFVEVHFYLKERCPLPPVSLL